One Gimesia aquarii DNA segment encodes these proteins:
- a CDS encoding M20/M25/M40 family metallo-hydrolase: protein MYQKPKQPRTLTSDPANGVFRKCNSSQIKFLCLIGLVWFACGNHFIQAETNYPAASAYKAAVKSISVDELKTHIEFLASDSLEGREAGSQGGQAAGTYIRGLLQKYGIKPGLDDEGYFQEFQGGFRNIIGIIPGNDPELKKEYVVIGAHYDHVGYGKPSNSRGGVGQIHNGADDNASGTAALLEVIQALSKHKEVPGRSLMFVFWDAEEMGLLGSKYWVDHPNIPLDQISVYLNLDMVGRLNGKPLNLFGSRSSKGLRSFAVKCNHRETGVKIRFNNAVRPDSDHWPFYKRGIPFLMLHTGKHEDYHRPEDDAHKVDYAGAQKCAQLLAQLTLDFSLQKEKPKYRNADQDILEGIDQQAKVDKPDPPRLGVAWNAEKYKQGNLLVTQVLSNSPAKKAGLKIGDEIIKVDGKSPIRDSGFAALIRSAPSKIVMQVKRPKEEKPLEIPVELKGQPVRLGIEWKTDDSEPTVIVISNILKASSADLAGLQMNDRIYEIDGKTFGTSDEFRKLATTIPLPFTVLVEREGLLKEITIQSTR from the coding sequence GTGTATCAAAAACCAAAACAGCCGCGAACTTTGACTTCTGATCCAGCGAATGGTGTTTTTCGTAAATGTAATTCTTCACAAATCAAATTCTTATGTTTGATTGGTTTGGTTTGGTTTGCCTGTGGCAATCATTTCATTCAAGCTGAAACGAATTATCCTGCCGCTAGCGCATATAAAGCGGCAGTAAAGTCAATTTCGGTCGATGAGCTGAAAACACATATCGAATTTTTAGCCAGCGATTCACTTGAGGGAAGAGAAGCCGGCTCACAAGGAGGGCAGGCGGCTGGTACTTATATTCGTGGGTTACTTCAAAAATATGGTATCAAGCCTGGATTAGATGACGAAGGATATTTCCAGGAATTTCAAGGTGGATTTCGCAACATTATTGGAATCATACCCGGAAACGATCCTGAATTGAAAAAAGAATATGTAGTGATCGGTGCGCATTACGATCACGTCGGATATGGGAAACCAAGTAACAGTCGAGGAGGGGTCGGCCAGATTCATAATGGTGCTGATGATAACGCCAGTGGGACTGCCGCACTTCTCGAAGTCATCCAGGCACTTTCCAAACATAAAGAAGTTCCTGGACGCTCTTTGATGTTTGTATTTTGGGATGCAGAAGAAATGGGATTACTTGGATCAAAGTACTGGGTAGATCATCCCAACATTCCCCTCGATCAAATTTCTGTTTATCTCAATTTAGATATGGTGGGTCGTCTGAATGGAAAACCTCTGAACCTATTTGGATCCAGATCATCAAAAGGGTTACGTTCTTTTGCAGTAAAATGTAATCATCGCGAAACAGGAGTCAAAATTCGGTTTAACAATGCAGTTCGACCAGACAGTGATCATTGGCCTTTTTATAAGAGAGGCATTCCTTTCCTGATGCTGCATACTGGAAAGCATGAGGACTACCATCGCCCTGAAGATGATGCCCATAAAGTCGATTATGCGGGAGCACAAAAATGTGCCCAACTGTTGGCACAGCTCACACTCGACTTTTCACTTCAAAAGGAAAAACCAAAATATCGGAATGCGGATCAAGATATTCTGGAAGGAATCGACCAACAAGCCAAAGTTGATAAACCTGACCCACCTCGGCTGGGTGTAGCCTGGAATGCAGAAAAATACAAACAGGGGAACCTTCTGGTGACTCAAGTCTTGTCTAACTCCCCTGCAAAGAAAGCTGGTCTCAAAATCGGGGATGAAATCATTAAGGTTGATGGTAAATCCCCCATAAGAGACTCTGGATTTGCCGCTCTTATTCGTAGTGCTCCTTCGAAAATCGTGATGCAAGTCAAAAGACCAAAAGAAGAAAAGCCCCTGGAAATTCCTGTTGAGCTAAAAGGGCAGCCAGTACGACTGGGAATTGAATGGAAGACTGATGATTCCGAGCCGACCGTCATCGTCATTTCCAACATTCTGAAAGCATCATCCGCTGATCTGGCCGGGCTCCAAATGAATGATCGAATTTATGAGATCGATGGAAAAACATTTGGAACAAGCGATGAATTTCGCAAGCTTGCTACAACAATTCCATTGCCATTTACGGTATTAGTAGAGCGTGAAGGTTTATTGAAAGAGATCACAATTCAGTCCACAAGATGA
- a CDS encoding DUF1559 domain-containing protein — protein sequence MNSPTKQRHAFTLIELLVVIAIIAILIALLLPAVQQAREAARRSSCRNNLKQIGLALHNYHDAHRSFPAGGFGKFSFSWWVAILPHLEQSAMTNRLVTVDWAGYSGGPNRSMLENWAPNILWCPSSPLPKFCVRDNVFATSCYIGISGASASATSSNDPTGQNRCVSNNVGYACENGILVANASVKLRDITDGTSNTIMVGEQSDWGVNSSGQDVDIRGSGEWGTWLGPGAEGRPNRPVPGETYPFSSTPWARNITTIRYPIDNVTEIPSTGGNHRDGVNNSIQSIHAGGAFVLRADGGVSFLSSSLDQTTLINLSIRDDGKILGEF from the coding sequence ATGAACTCGCCGACAAAACAACGACACGCGTTTACTTTGATTGAGCTACTCGTAGTCATCGCCATTATTGCCATTTTAATTGCCCTGTTATTGCCGGCAGTTCAACAGGCTCGGGAAGCAGCACGCCGATCTTCCTGTCGAAATAATCTAAAACAGATTGGCTTAGCACTTCATAATTATCATGATGCGCATAGGTCATTCCCTGCAGGCGGCTTTGGAAAATTCTCTTTTTCCTGGTGGGTAGCGATTCTTCCACACCTGGAACAAAGTGCAATGACAAATAGATTGGTAACGGTTGACTGGGCAGGCTACTCTGGTGGACCAAATAGATCAATGCTGGAAAACTGGGCACCAAACATACTTTGGTGTCCGTCGAGCCCCCTACCTAAATTCTGCGTTCGAGACAACGTGTTCGCAACGAGTTGTTACATTGGTATTTCTGGTGCAAGTGCCTCAGCAACATCGTCTAACGATCCTACAGGACAAAATCGCTGTGTGAGTAACAATGTAGGTTATGCTTGCGAGAATGGGATCTTAGTGGCTAATGCGTCAGTGAAACTGCGAGATATCACCGATGGAACTTCAAACACGATTATGGTAGGTGAACAGTCCGATTGGGGTGTCAATTCAAGTGGTCAGGATGTCGATATTCGTGGTAGTGGTGAGTGGGGAACCTGGCTGGGTCCCGGTGCAGAAGGACGCCCGAACCGACCTGTACCGGGTGAAACCTACCCATTCAGCAGTACTCCCTGGGCGCGTAATATAACAACCATTCGATACCCAATCGACAATGTTACTGAAATCCCCAGTACAGGGGGGAATCATCGTGATGGTGTAAACAACTCTATTCAGTCGATCCATGCCGGTGGGGCTTTTGTATTACGTGCAGATGGTGGGGTTAGCTTCCTGTCCTCCTCACTTGACCAAACAACTCTCATCAATCTTTCGATCCGCGATGATGGGAAGATTCTTGGAGAGTTTTAG
- a CDS encoding DNA-methyltransferase, with amino-acid sequence MKNNPLPRLDEDQALRERLLPHCRLSLGEVWEDPLGQHRVACADATNLSHIKNLVRDDRASLAIHDPPYNLVAFNLRDVDAFIEWCADWVQLSERFMVHNASFYVWLGADQNQHFQPLPQFMMMMQQLELFESRSFITMRNQRGYGTQKNWMAVRQELLYYTKGNPFFEVQYTDIPKILRGYYKKINGRKTENLERGRSENIRPGNVWVDIQQVFYRMEENVSGCYAQKPLKSSERIISASSQPGDCVLDFFSHSGSTLISCEQLGRRCLTADLDPIYCEISIRRLEHFRNSGKVGWQNGHPFEDVLEPSLDEQLMADE; translated from the coding sequence ATGAAAAACAATCCTCTGCCGCGTCTTGATGAAGACCAAGCACTTCGAGAGCGTTTACTCCCTCATTGTCGGCTTTCATTAGGAGAGGTTTGGGAAGATCCTTTAGGACAGCATCGTGTGGCCTGTGCCGATGCGACAAATCTAAGCCACATAAAAAACCTGGTTCGTGATGATCGGGCTTCTTTAGCGATACATGATCCACCTTATAACCTGGTTGCTTTCAATTTGCGGGATGTCGACGCATTTATTGAATGGTGTGCGGACTGGGTTCAACTCTCTGAACGATTTATGGTTCATAACGCTTCATTTTATGTCTGGTTAGGCGCAGACCAAAACCAACATTTTCAGCCCTTGCCTCAATTTATGATGATGATGCAACAGCTGGAGTTATTTGAGTCACGCTCTTTCATCACGATGAGAAATCAGAGAGGATATGGAACACAGAAAAATTGGATGGCCGTCAGACAAGAATTATTGTACTACACCAAAGGGAATCCTTTTTTTGAAGTGCAATATACGGACATTCCCAAAATTCTAAGAGGTTACTATAAAAAGATTAACGGCAGAAAAACAGAAAATCTGGAGCGCGGTAGATCAGAAAATATTCGTCCGGGCAACGTCTGGGTTGATATCCAGCAAGTGTTTTATCGCATGGAAGAAAACGTGTCGGGCTGTTATGCTCAAAAACCTCTTAAGTCTTCCGAACGCATTATTTCTGCCAGTTCACAACCCGGTGATTGCGTCCTCGATTTTTTTTCACATTCTGGTTCAACATTAATATCCTGTGAACAGTTGGGACGACGCTGTCTAACAGCAGACCTGGATCCCATCTACTGTGAGATTTCGATCCGCCGACTGGAACATTTTCGCAATTCTGGGAAAGTCGGATGGCAAAATGGCCATCCATTTGAAGATGTATTGGAACCTTCATTGGATGAACAATTAATGGCGGATGAATAG